The DNA region TCTGCCCGAGGCCATCCTTCCAGCGGTCCGATTCGTACACTTTCTTCGTACCGACCCATCCCGGGGCGACAGCGTTGACGAGTATTCCATGCGGCGCCATCTCCAGGGCTATCGAACGCGTCAAGCTCATCACCGCCGCCTTGGATGCGCAGTAGCCCGCGTTGCCGAGGGCAGGCCGTTTGCCGTCGGCCGACGCCATGTTCACGATCCGTCCGCTGCGCTGGGGTATCATTACCCTCAGGGCCGCCTGGGAACACCGGACAACACCTTTTACATTGATGTCGAAGATGGCGTCCCAGTGATCGTCATCTATCTCCATAAACGCGCGGGCAGGATATATCCCGGCGTTGTTTACCAGAGCATCCAACCTACCGAACTCACTTATCGCCGCGTCCACCATCACGCGGGCGTCGGCGTCGCTGGTAACGT from Bacillota bacterium includes:
- a CDS encoding SDR family oxidoreductase; this encodes MRGAAIVTGGASGIGFAIASRLTCAGFPVVIADVDLKAATRAAADLSSGGARVLPVQVDVTSDADARVMVDAAISEFGRLDALVNNAGIYPARAFMEIDDDHWDAIFDINVKGVVRCSQAALRVMIPQRSGRIVNMASADGKRPALGNAGYCASKAAVMSLTRSIALEMAPHGILVNAVAPGWVGTKKVYESDRWKDGLGQIPLRRLGTPEEIGDAVVYLCSEASSYVTGEVLNVNGGFLMD